The following proteins are encoded in a genomic region of Vicugna pacos chromosome 16, VicPac4, whole genome shotgun sequence:
- the AFMID gene encoding kynurenine formamidase isoform X3 has product MRTATKKARATGRILLDVPYGDGEGEKMDIYFPEEVSEALPFLVFFHGGYWQSGSKDTSAFMVSPLTAQGVAVVIVAYDIAPKGTLDKMVDQVTRSVASVQKQYPGNRGIHLCGHSAGAHLAAMMLLANWTKLGVTPNLKGLFLVSGIYDLEPVMHTSENAPLLVTLEDARRNSPQWHLEMAPAQPADPGCRVLVIVGQHDSPEFHRQSREFYEALRRGSWEASFEELRDVDHFEILWNLTQKDYVLTQIILKTIFQES; this is encoded by the exons ATGAGG ACAGCCACCAAGAAGGCCCGGGCCACGGGGAGGATCCTGCTCGACGTGCCTTATGGAGATGGCGAAGGGGAGAAAATGGACATCTACTTTCCGGAGGAAGTGTCTGAGG CCTTGCCGTTTCTCGTGTTTTTCCATGGAGGATACTGGCAGAGCGGAAG TAAAGACACATCAGCCTTCATGGTCAGCCCGCTAACAGCACAGGGAGTGGCTGTGGTGATAGTGGCCTATGACATTGCCCCAAAAG GCACCCTGGACAAGATGGTAGACCAGGTGACCCGGAGCGTGGCGTCTGTCCAGAAGCAGTATCCAGGTAACAG GGGAATTCACCTGTGCGGACACTCAGCTGGGGCCCACCTCGCAGCCATGATGCTCCTGGCCAATTGGACCAAGCTTGGTGTCACACCCAACCTCAAAG GCCTCTTCCTGGTGAGTGGGATCTACGACCTGGAGCCTGTCATGCACACCTCTGAGAACGCCCCTCTCCTCGTGACCCT GGAGGATGCTCGGAGGAACAGCCCACAGTGGCACCTGGAGATGGCCCCAGCACAGCCAGCGGACCCAGGCTGCCGCGTCCTGGTGATCGTGGGCCAACACGACAGCCCCGAGTTCCACCGACAGTCCAGGGAGTTTTATGAG GCGCTGCGCCGAGGAAGCTGGGAAGCCTCATTTGAAGAGCTCCGTGATGTGGATCACTTTGAAATCCTTTGGAACCTAACCCAGAAGGACTACGTACTTACCCAG attattttaaaaacaatcttcCAGGAGTCCTGA
- the AFMID gene encoding kynurenine formamidase isoform X1, whose protein sequence is MDVLGGGGGRGAPWRKMSKEELENQYSPSRWVVRRGAEEAMRTYSQIGDEATKKARATGRILLDVPYGDGEGEKMDIYFPEEVSEALPFLVFFHGGYWQSGSKDTSAFMVSPLTAQGVAVVIVAYDIAPKGTLDKMVDQVTRSVASVQKQYPGNRGIHLCGHSAGAHLAAMMLLANWTKLGVTPNLKGLFLVSGIYDLEPVMHTSENAPLLVTLEDARRNSPQWHLEMAPAQPADPGCRVLVIVGQHDSPEFHRQSREFYEALRRGSWEASFEELRDVDHFEILWNLTQKDYVLTQIILKTIFQES, encoded by the exons ATGGATGTTCTGGGCGGAGGCGGCGGACGCGGGGCTCCTTGGAGGAAAATGTCTAAAGAG GAGCTGGAGAATCAGTACTCCCCCAGCAGATGGGTCGTCCGACGGGGAGCAGAGGAGGCCATGAGGACCTACTCACAGATAGGAGATGAGG CCACCAAGAAGGCCCGGGCCACGGGGAGGATCCTGCTCGACGTGCCTTATGGAGATGGCGAAGGGGAGAAAATGGACATCTACTTTCCGGAGGAAGTGTCTGAGG CCTTGCCGTTTCTCGTGTTTTTCCATGGAGGATACTGGCAGAGCGGAAG TAAAGACACATCAGCCTTCATGGTCAGCCCGCTAACAGCACAGGGAGTGGCTGTGGTGATAGTGGCCTATGACATTGCCCCAAAAG GCACCCTGGACAAGATGGTAGACCAGGTGACCCGGAGCGTGGCGTCTGTCCAGAAGCAGTATCCAGGTAACAG GGGAATTCACCTGTGCGGACACTCAGCTGGGGCCCACCTCGCAGCCATGATGCTCCTGGCCAATTGGACCAAGCTTGGTGTCACACCCAACCTCAAAG GCCTCTTCCTGGTGAGTGGGATCTACGACCTGGAGCCTGTCATGCACACCTCTGAGAACGCCCCTCTCCTCGTGACCCT GGAGGATGCTCGGAGGAACAGCCCACAGTGGCACCTGGAGATGGCCCCAGCACAGCCAGCGGACCCAGGCTGCCGCGTCCTGGTGATCGTGGGCCAACACGACAGCCCCGAGTTCCACCGACAGTCCAGGGAGTTTTATGAG GCGCTGCGCCGAGGAAGCTGGGAAGCCTCATTTGAAGAGCTCCGTGATGTGGATCACTTTGAAATCCTTTGGAACCTAACCCAGAAGGACTACGTACTTACCCAG attattttaaaaacaatcttcCAGGAGTCCTGA
- the BIRC5 gene encoding baculoviral IAP repeat-containing protein 5 gives MGSPSLPPTWQFYLKDHRLSTFKNWPFLEGCACIPERMAAAGFIHCPTENEPDLAQCFFCFKELEGWEPDDDPIEEHKKHSSGCAFLSLKKQCEELTLSEFLKLDKERAKNKIAKETNKKQKEFEETAKKVRCAIEQLVASE, from the exons ATGGGTTCCCCGTCATTGCCCCCGACCTGGCAGTTCTACCTCAAGGACCACCGCCTCTCCACATTTAAGAACTGGCCCTTCTTGGAAGGCTGCGCCTGCATCCCGGAGCGG ATGGCCGCGGCCGGCTTCATCCACTGTCCCACTGAGAACGAGCCCGACTTGGCTCAGTGTTTCTTCTGCTTCAAGGAGCTGGAAGGTTGGGAGCCAGACGACGACCCGAT AGAGGAGCATAAAAAGCACTCATCTGGTTGTGCTTTCCTTTCTCTCAAGAAGCAGTGTGAAGAGTTAACGCTCAGTGAATTTTTGAAACTGGACAAAGAAAGAGCCAAGAACAAAATT GCAAAGGAAAccaataaaaagcagaaagaatttGAAGAAACTGCAAAGAAAGTCCGCTGCGCCATTGAGCAGCTGGTGGCCTCAGAGTGA
- the AFMID gene encoding kynurenine formamidase isoform X2, which translates to MRTYSQIGDEATKKARATGRILLDVPYGDGEGEKMDIYFPEEVSEALPFLVFFHGGYWQSGSKDTSAFMVSPLTAQGVAVVIVAYDIAPKGTLDKMVDQVTRSVASVQKQYPGNRGIHLCGHSAGAHLAAMMLLANWTKLGVTPNLKGLFLVSGIYDLEPVMHTSENAPLLVTLEDARRNSPQWHLEMAPAQPADPGCRVLVIVGQHDSPEFHRQSREFYEALRRGSWEASFEELRDVDHFEILWNLTQKDYVLTQIILKTIFQES; encoded by the exons ATGAGGACCTACTCACAGATAGGAGATGAGG CCACCAAGAAGGCCCGGGCCACGGGGAGGATCCTGCTCGACGTGCCTTATGGAGATGGCGAAGGGGAGAAAATGGACATCTACTTTCCGGAGGAAGTGTCTGAGG CCTTGCCGTTTCTCGTGTTTTTCCATGGAGGATACTGGCAGAGCGGAAG TAAAGACACATCAGCCTTCATGGTCAGCCCGCTAACAGCACAGGGAGTGGCTGTGGTGATAGTGGCCTATGACATTGCCCCAAAAG GCACCCTGGACAAGATGGTAGACCAGGTGACCCGGAGCGTGGCGTCTGTCCAGAAGCAGTATCCAGGTAACAG GGGAATTCACCTGTGCGGACACTCAGCTGGGGCCCACCTCGCAGCCATGATGCTCCTGGCCAATTGGACCAAGCTTGGTGTCACACCCAACCTCAAAG GCCTCTTCCTGGTGAGTGGGATCTACGACCTGGAGCCTGTCATGCACACCTCTGAGAACGCCCCTCTCCTCGTGACCCT GGAGGATGCTCGGAGGAACAGCCCACAGTGGCACCTGGAGATGGCCCCAGCACAGCCAGCGGACCCAGGCTGCCGCGTCCTGGTGATCGTGGGCCAACACGACAGCCCCGAGTTCCACCGACAGTCCAGGGAGTTTTATGAG GCGCTGCGCCGAGGAAGCTGGGAAGCCTCATTTGAAGAGCTCCGTGATGTGGATCACTTTGAAATCCTTTGGAACCTAACCCAGAAGGACTACGTACTTACCCAG attattttaaaaacaatcttcCAGGAGTCCTGA